CACCcccaaactgatgggcaaacggAAGTGCTAAACCGATGTTTAGAGACATACATGCGCTGCTTCGCATCCACTCACCCGAAGACCTGGCTGCAGTATCTGTCGTGGGCTGAGTACTGGTACAACACCTGTTTTCACACTGCGATCCAGACCACTCCCTTCAAGGTTGTCTATGGTCGGGATCCACCACCGTTGCTGCGTTTCGAGCCGGGCTCCACGGCCAACTTCGAATTGGAGACGAACCTTAAGGAACGTGATAGCATGCTCGATCAGTTGAAGTTGTTCCTCGAGAAGGCTCAACAGAGGATGAAGAAGTCAGCTGACAAGCATCGTCGCGAGCTCTCGTTTGAGGTGGGAGATATGGTTTTCCTCAAACTCAGGCCGTATCGCCAACAGTCGGTGTCGCGACGCTTGTGTCAAAAGTTAGCCGCTAAGTTCTACGGTCCCTTTGAAGTTATGGAGAAGATTGGCCCGGTTGCTTATCGTCTACGTTTGCCTGAGGGGTCTCGTGTGCATCCTGTGTTCCATGTCTCGCAACTGAAACAAGTAGTGGGGACGACTACGCAGTGCACTCCGCTACCACAGTCGTTCTCACCGCAAGGTCAGTTCATTTTGACACCTGACAAGATACTGGAAACACGTTACACTGCGACTGGGTGTTTAGAGGTACTTGTGCAGTGGATGGACCTACCGCCACATGAGTCTTCGTGGATGTTAGGCTGGGAGTTTGCGCAACAGTTTCCTGAATTTCAGCTTGAGGACAAGCTGCGTCTCGTTGGGCGGGGTATTGATACGTTGCAGCAGGTCTACTTCAGGAAGAGAACACATGGTACCGTGGAAGAACAGAGGAAGGGAGGAAACGAGTTGGGTGAGCAAAGCCTCGGAGTGGAGGAGAGGCTTAGCGTTGGAGAATAATAAAGGAAGAAGAGCAAAGCCTCAGAGTGAGAGAGAGGCTTTGCTAAGAAgatacttttcttttcttataagATAAGCATTAGTTGTTGCTTTTACTTTTCATGCTGTTATTGATGTTTGTAGTGTCGCTATGAGACCTGCAGCTATGATCGCCATGAGATCATAGTATCTTTATCAGCTCAGTACTTTGTAATCGGGATTTTCCTTTGTGATATTGCAATCGtacttttcatatatattcacTGTTAAGAGAGTTACAAGAGAGAGATCGTGACTCTAATCTTAACAATCACCAACCATACAACAATGGCAACTGATGAGAGGAGGATACACATATGGCCCTGCCTTTGTTAAGCAGCGCCTGCTGATGCTTTATTAGTCTTTTGAGCATATCATGCTCTTGTTACTCtcacaatcttttttttgtacaatatttttatacttttggATATAGTCTTTTTCTGAGTTGGCAATTAGTGAATGATGATGACAAAGTGTCCTTGCATTTTATAATATTCAGCTGAAAATAATGCTAAAAAGAACATATATTCCTTTGATTCATTAGACCCTTTCACAAAGCATCCGGATCCTAAATCGATGAGACTCTGCTTTTGATAATAAAAGTGAACCTTTCTTTAGGGTTATTTAATTTTGGGTGCTTTGGTCTTTAGATGGCCCTTTTGTGTTGAAATTCCATATTCGGATCTCTTTCCACACTACAGAACACAGACCTTAGAAGTATAATAACAGAGTGATATGTCATTGTATAACTCTTTTCAACATTGAACGAAACAATACAGTATTAActttcatatatacaaatcgAGTAGAAAGAGTTACTATTTCAAGAAAAACCAGTAGTAACTCGTAAGACTGACAAACCCTAACATAAGAAGCTTAACGTGACGCAGAAGCTAAAGCTACTGCTTGTGCCCACATCTTAAGTCTCGCCTTAACCTCCTTCGGATCATCTCCTAATTTTTAATAACCATGCAAAATGAGACTAAGATTCTAATTTAATAACCATACAAAATGAAACGaagattcatttttaataattataccAGGACTTGAGATACGCCAGTTGGCAATCGGAGAGTTGCCGCCACTACTAGTCTGAGTCTCCCGGTTTGACCCGGCGGATATCGAAACCCTATCTGGAACTTCCACATCGAACCCAAGGTCTCTACAAGCCTTCACTTCTTCAAAACCCATCATCATCGACTTCTTTCCTCCTTTCGCATTTGTTAACACCGTCAGCCCTCCTTCCCCTCCTCCGCTGTAACGGTTTCCGTCTCCGTCGCTTTCTCCCTCCACACCGTTAAACCCGTGACCGTACTGGCTCCCTCTTTTACTCTTTCCTCTTAACACCCTTTTTTGCTTAACTAAACTACACTTACTGCCATCGACGTTAAGAGTGACTTCGCTTCTCCGGCGAGACATGATCATAGGGAGAGAGTAGAAGCCGGGAGGTTCCTTATCGGAATCCGAATCTTCACCGTCATCGGAGATTTCTCCGTCCGCCTCGGCTCCCACGTCGTCGTCGAAGCTCTCCAGAGACAGTTCAGAGATGAAGTTGCCCAATTGGGAAGGATGGTTTGTGAAGTTATCTTCATCGTCCTCATGGAAGGAGCTCGTGCAGATAGATAACCTAGACAAACTGCTTTGCCTTGTCTGGTAATGAAACCCATCATCAGTATCTTCGTTCTCTTCGTCTAGAAATGAAGAAGAGTTGATCATCATGCTCTCTTCAGACGCCATTAAGAGatagcaagaagaagaaaatcaacTGTATGGTTCTTAGGAGTTCTTGTTTTCCTCTGCTTTCCTTTCTTATACAATATTTGAGTGAAAAATGAGTAAACTTGAGCTTTACTCGTATTTATAACCGATTCGCGTATCTGTGTGATTTACCTATTTACCCTCCGGGTTGATTTGGTTTCAATTCACCTCGAGGAGTTTCTTGTAAACTCACCATGGTTGCTGATTTTATCTTATGTCGACCGGCTACTACACTTTTTGATCTTAAACGTCACGAGATTAGTGACTCCTTATATTTTTGTCTTAGTTTAGAGACTGACTATTCAGACATTTTTACAAAAAGCTATCACTCTCACCGTTATATCTAGAGACACCTGTAACGCGTGTTTAAATGCATAATCCAAAATTGTAGCTTTTGTTAGTAATCGACCGTTTGTTAGTATTAATAATAACTTgtgcgggtatttattttcatgtttatatatatatttggtttatttaattagtatatattttaagattattcatatagttaaatgtttaaatcactatttcaactacaataattttatagttttcatattgttaattaactaactatttcaaatgatcacatatataatatatatatatatatatatatatatatatttatatgttgcttcttattatatgtattttatatttaattttattataatccCGATCCGTAATTCAAAGTGTTAGATTTccttgaaatttttgttttgtttattcagtttatatataaattcttgtatatataaaagtttaagaaaagttaactttttatatatgtattatatagtttattaatgttaaaccattctaccaaaggttttatatttatgaaaataaaatatactaacttatcaattgaaatagattattgtatatataaaaatttaagataagttaatttttatacatgtttatataattaaacagaaatggatattgcttttcaacaaaaaaaaattaaaatctttgttaaagtatttttggaaagtaatcattttaagtggctattattatcattacaatgttttatataattttatttttttgtttataaatcaaaactaaattaaatttaaatttctgattatattttgtgataactaaaattttaaattaaacaattttgaaaataaattttaaaaaagattctgaaaagattcttcaaagattttgtttagaattttttaaataaaaatgagatattaaatgatattatttaatatgaagatTAATAATAGACAAATGCAGTGTGACCGAGTCGAGTAAGTTATCCATTTATTAAAAACTCACACATGaattagaagtcatgacttctgttttaatataatagatatgatatcatctttttttttttgggcaacaaaTCGATTTATAAATCTAACGTCATTACATAGTAGTAGAGAAGATGTAGAGAGCAGACTTTGCAAGAGAGTCAGCAAACATGTTGTTCTCACGGCTAACAAAAAGACacgaagaaaaaagaaaaggaagaggaTAGATACTCGATATCCATGAGAACCCCGAAAAGCTCCACCGGATAGGTCTTCGAGTTGATAGCTCTGGCGAGCTCCTGCGAGTCGGTTTTGAACCAGACGTTAAGAAGAGACCTGCGCTTAGCATCGTGTATGGCGTCCCTCATGGCCAGCGCTTCCGCCATGAGGGGGGATGAGACATGGTCAATCGCCCTTGATTCCACATGAGTATAACCTGCAGTAGAGTTCTCAAACACCAGCCTAAACCTGCTCGTTGTGCAACAGACCAAGCGGCATCGGTGTGACAGAGATATCGATCTTCGTCGTGGGAGGGTAATTCAGGAGCTTCTTGAGTCACTTGGGATTTAGAGATCAAACTTGCTTGGGCTTGTAGCCATTCCCTTGCATTCGGGATGGCTTTTCCCAGTGTTTCTCTCTGCAGCTACAGCTCTGTTTTCAAAGAGAAGGAGGTTACGAGAGGTCCAAAGTCCCCATAGAATCCAAGATGATAAGTTGCTCGTGAGTCCCGTTGGTGGTAAACATTGAAGAGTCGACATGGCGGTAAACGCATCATGGAGTGAGATCGCAGATGAGAAATCCGGTGGAAGCGTGAAGGGAGATGCGTCCCATACTTGTTTTGCGTAATGGACAGTGGAAGAAGAGGTGAAGCTCCGTTTCTGGTAGTTAGGCAATGTGGGCAGCGTCCGTTGGTTTCGATTCCCCTACGTTGGAGGTTAACTCCTAAAGGTAAAGCACCATGGCAGAGCTTCCAGAGAAACAGTTTTAACTTTGGTGAAGTTTCTTCTCTCCACACAAATTTCTTCCAGTTGAAGGTTTGGTGCAGGGGATGGAGGTTAACGTGAGATCCGGCTTCCTCTCTCAAAGCATAATAACCAGACTTCACACTGTATACACCGGTTCTAGTTTTAAGCCAGCAGTAATTATCCTCCGCTTCAAATAAGCTTGGTCTTATAAGGTAGATTGCTTGAGCCAGCTCCGGGAATATTGAGTCCACGAGATGATGATTCCAGTCGCATGTGCCTCTGATAAAAAGATCAGAGACGTATAGGTCTCTGCTCATCTCCGTGGCCGGGCCAAAAGGAATGAGTCGGTTTGTAGGGAGATATCCAGGATTCCGACCAAATCTTCGTGGTGTTTCCATTGCCGATCGCTTTTCCCAATTGTAGTTTGATCACTTGGCATCCTGCAATTATCCCTCTCCACCCATGAGATGCTGACGATGGGCAGGTAGCAGACAAGAAGGCCGTGTTGTGACAGTATTTTCCCAAGAGCAGTCGCGATAGGAGGCTTGTTTGGGGACGTCAATATCCGCCATGAGTTCTTGGCCAGCATGGCCACATTGAAGTCTTGAATATCTCTAACGCCTAAGCCTCCTTGATCTTTGTGTTCAGCAAGTGCATCCCATGCAATCCAACAAATCTTTCGGACCTCAGGGTCCTGATCCCACCAAACCGCGTGAGGGCGGATTGGATTTGGTTACATAAGCCAATAGGTAACGGGAAGCAAGACATCGAATATGTCGGAATAGCAGACAGAACTGATTTCAGCATAGTCAGTTTCCCCGCAGTAGAGAGTCGACGGGCTGACCAAGAAGCTGCTCGGATTTGATCCTATCACGATCGAAGAAAAAACATCCCGCTTCCTCCGAGAGAATAACTCTGGAAGTCCAAGGTATTTGCCTACTCCACCTTCCTTCTCTATACCAAGGATGGATTTGACCCGATCTCGGGTCTCCTGTGGTGTTTTCGAAGAAAGGAGATAGAGGATTTGGAGGCATTTATGAGCTGACCGAGGCCAACTCGTACTCTTGGAGAATCGAAGCGAGGGAGGAGCAACTTTTCTGCAGTAGCTTTGGTAAAGAACATCGTATCATCCGCAAAGAGTAGGTGATTTATCCGTGGGCAATGCAGTCCAATCTTAACCCCCGTGAGGTCCCCACTCTGTTGTCCCGCTCGACACAGACCCGATAGTACTTCTCCACACAGGATGAAAATATATGGAGATAGTGGATCTCCTTGGCGTATTCCTCTCTGCGGTACTACGTTGCCAAGAGCCGAGTCATTGACCAGAAACGAGTAGGATATAGTCGTTATGCATTCCATAACCCAAGTGATCCAATACACCATCAAAACCTAACTTCTCAAACACTAGGCGAATGAAGCTCCACTCAAGCCTGTCATAGGCTTTGCTCATGTCGGTTTTAACCGCAATATAGGCAATGCTTCTTTGCGTCCGAGTTCTTCAAGTAGTGGAGGATCTCATGTGTGATGAGTACATTATCCGCAATCGCACGTCCCGGGAGAAAGGCGGATTGGTTCTCCGAGATTATCTCACTGAGAATCGGTCTAAGGCGTAGCGAGAGAAGCTTGGAGATAACCTTATAGTACACATTACAAAGGCAATGGTCTGTACTCTGATACCGTCATCGCGTTCTGAGTTTTGGGGATGAGTCGGACGTGCGTTTCGTTGGATCGTAGCCGGCATCCTTCCTGTGCGAAAAAACTGTTGGGGATTTCATCCCAATTGCTGAGCCCACAGCAGTCCAATTTGCTTGGAAGAAGGAGGCGGAGAACCCATCTGGGTCCTGGCGCTTTATCAGGGTGTATAGCGAAAAGGGCTTTCTTAATCTCCTTAGCTGTTGGCAGTGCAGTAAGTGTCCAGTTCGTTGCGGTAGAGATCTTGTGTGTGAGAGCCTTTGAGACCACCTGCTCGCTCCCTGAACCGCTGGAGGTGAAAATTTCAGAGAGTACCGTGCAATTTCATCTGCAATCTGTTCTTCTTCATAGACTGGGATGCCTTGTGGGTTCTCCAACACCGTGAGCTTGTTTCTCGCCTTCCGTCCTTTGAGACCGCGTGAAAGAAGGCTGTGTTTTTATCACCTAATGTGAGCCAAAGGAGACGACTTCTCTGCTTCCAAAAAGCTTCTTCAGCTTTGTAGGCGTGAGGAGAGCTTGATTAAGGTCTGCGCTGTATCTTCCAAAGCCGGGTTTGACATAGTTTGCATCTAGCTGCCGCCTTAGATTATCGATCATCTTGCGGCTGTTTGTGTGGTGAGCACGGCTCCAGCGGACAATAGCTCGTCGGCATTCTGAAATGCGCTGCGCCACCGTTGAGCTGGAGTTGGCGTTCCAGATGTTATCGATCAGTTCACGGACCTCTGCAACCTCCTTCAAGCACCTGTCATAGCGAAATATTTTTCCTCCTTTCTTCTGCGAGGAATCAAAAGCTGAGTGAGCAGGGCGGTGGTCGGATCCTTTGAACTTCAAATAGTGACATCGGCCTTTGGAAAAGCTTCATACCAGGAACTATTTGCAAGGGTCCTGTCTAGGTCACAGTAAACGGATGGCGTCCTCTCTTTCCCCTCCATGAAAGAAAGTACCAGTGTGGCGAAGGTCAAAGATGTCGTTGCGCGCCATAAATTCTCTAAAGGCAGTGAAGGATCTCTCTGAGCGCTCCGATCCCCCTGACTTTTCCGAGTTGTCAAGAATCTCATTAAAGTCTCCCGTCAAGAGCCAGGGGTTGACCTGTCAAGAGCCAAGGGTAGAAATAGCATCCCACACCATTTGTCGACGAGAGATCTCCGGCTCTCCATAAGAAAGTGATATGGAAACTGACACCCTTAATCTTACGGCTGCGCATCGATGTAGTTATGAGTGTGGGCAAGGATCGTCATAGAGACTTCTTGCGACCATAGGAGAGCTAAACCGCCTCCCCCATGCCCGTGTGGTGAAACTAAAGAAGTGATTATCCAGAGGAATAGAGGCGAGTTCATTCAACACAAAAGAGTCTTGGTTCTTAGTTTCCATGAGGAACAAAAATATAGGACATATGGATTTACACATATCCTTTATCCGCTGGACTGTTTCGGTATTCCCCAACCCGCAACAGTTCCAGCTTACACCACCGCTAAGGAAGATCCCGACCTAGGTGGTGGAAAATCCACCCGGGGTGTCGTGGGAGGCACTTCCATCGCTGCAGGTGTGTAGTTCCCCTTAATGTCTCATGGTTCCGCTGATCCTCTTGATTTTGCAGCTCCTGCTGATTTGCATTTATTCCTAACTCCTCCGTAGGATCCAAACGTGCGTCTAGATCTTCTCCGTATGCGCCCAGGAGTTGTACCTTGTCCTTCGTTAGTCTGAGAGCGAAGTGATGGGGATCGTTGGCTCTAGCTAAGTTGTGTTGGTCTGAGGCTTGGTCCCAGGAGGCCTCTTGGAGCATGCTGATTCCTTTTGGTTTCGGAGGGCGGTTTGATTTTGAAGTAACACGAGCCGAACGTGTATAGTTTGATGGGCCTTCTTCCTCCGCTTGAGAGAAAGTGATTTCCTGGCCTGTTGATTGTAGATAGCCGGGCCTCAGGTTGAAAGCATATGAGCTGCTGTGCTGGAGAAGCCATTGCTGCTGGCAGTCTCGTTAGCCGCATATTCGGTTAGCGCGTTTCCTCCATAAGACCTTGGGATTCTGAGTCAAACACTCGTTGCATGCGAGCATCCCTTTCCTTTGGGTCAGGGTGGTTTGTATACTGGTAAGTCACCTCTCTTAATTCTTCCATTATTCCTCTGTAGAACGCAGTTGGATGGGAGAAGTAAAGTCAGAGACATTCAGATTCCTCTCTAGGGGTAGTCGTGGCATCAGCGGAGGTTCCATCGGGCCCGTAGAGGCGTGTCTCTCCCTTGGGTTAGGATTCACACTGGGAAGAAGCAGCAGAATGGGAGCTTGGGCTTTACGTGTTGGGGGGGGGGGCAGAGGGAGCTTGTGGGGATCGTCTGTGCTCG
This genomic stretch from Raphanus sativus cultivar WK10039 chromosome 3, ASM80110v3, whole genome shotgun sequence harbors:
- the LOC108846141 gene encoding uncharacterized protein LOC108846141 produces the protein MASEESMMINSSSFLDEENEDTDDGFHYQTRQSSLSRLSICTSSFHEDDEDNFTNHPSQLGNFISELSLESFDDDVGAEADGEISDDGEDSDSDKEPPGFYSLPMIMSRRRSEVTLNVDGSKCSLVKQKRVLRGKSKRGSQYGHGFNGVEGESDGDGNRYSGGGEGGLTVLTNAKGGKKSMMMGFEEVKACRDLGFDVEVPDRVSISAGSNRETQTSSGGNSPIANWRISSPGDDPKEVKARLKMWAQAVALASASR